A stretch of Choristoneura fumiferana chromosome 29, NRCan_CFum_1, whole genome shotgun sequence DNA encodes these proteins:
- the LOC141444315 gene encoding uncharacterized protein gives MAAKIDQKAYLQKYLTGSSGDKKKKKKKVVKGKGVKFIDDDIDLSKLRPLDGDELDILDHGEDAPQIAGIIDERPEEIKKMEQYNTSSKWKVVNQDDGFNSKLQVQEIKKAVKEKEKENQLIYGKMYSDSEDEKQETDKGTNSKSQSKEKSKQRQNNSDSDFSPPRKIRESPRRQNDNDSDQAPPRKGQSKDKRSQAYDSDQSPPRQNQRDQRGWKGHDSDQSPPRKNIHKEQKSKRSHDSDHSPPRKNSQKEQRTKRNYDSDQSPPRKLEGRRPKERRKPSRWGEWGSEIQDSDASPPRKSRKHSQSPQAKSRKSRTSPERKRNSDSPRRQKNRGDIKRRKSPQHNSDSDMSPPRKRSPNKIKSSSDKRRNKSPDSDLSPPRRNGERNRKNSDSGMSPRRDDRNRNESPPPTHKKMAKTLDGKLAGLQDSGQLKRENDAFRRREEEAFNRMNDEVSGRNAKAVSRKGKRDTSEDRQKQKEKAERQKELDDKYKKWSRGLKQIQDQESRVEEFMHEASKPLARHKDDTDLEGRLKQIEREGDPMLQYIREKKRERGELAPERPSYKGSFPPNRFNIRPGYRWDGVDRSNGYEKSFFEHQSKRKAQEEEAYKWSTEDL, from the exons ATGGCTGCAAAGATAGACCAGAAGGcttatttacagaaatacctgACAGGATCGTCAGGGGataagaaaaagaagaagaaaaaagtcGTTAAAGGCAAAGG ggTCAAATTCATCGATGACGACATAGACTTGTCTAAGCTCCGACCTTTAGATGGCGATGAGCTGGACATCTTGGACCACGGTGAGGATGCCCCGCAGATTGCTGGCATTATTGACGAGAGACCCGAGGAAATCAAGAAGATGGAGCAATACAACACAAGTTCCAAGTGGAAAGTTGTTAATCAG GATGATGGCTTCAACAGTAAACTGCAAGtacaagaaataaagaaagctgtaaaagagaaagaaaaagaaaatcaacTCATTTACGGTAAAATGTACAGTGATTCCGAAGATGAGAAACAAGAGACAGACAAAGGCACAAATTCTAAATCACAAAGTAAAGAGAAATCTAAACAGAGACAAAACAATAGTGACAGTGATTTTAGCCCGCCAAGAAAAATCAGAGAATCACCTCGAAGACAGAATGATAATGATTCTGACCAAGCGCCGCCAAGAAAAGGTCAATCTAAAGATAAAAGAAGCCAAGCTTATGATTCTGATCAGTCACCACCCAGACAAAATCAAAGAGATCAAAGAGGTTGGAAAGGTCATGATTCTGACCAATCACCTCCaagaaaaaatattcacaaagaacaaaaaagtaaaagaagTCATGATTCTGACCATTCACCTCCCAGAAAGAATAGTCAGAAAGAACAAAGAACAAAAAGGAATTATGATTCTGATCAGTCACCTCCAAGAAAACTAGAAGGTCGCAGGCCTAAGGAGAGGAGAAAACCCAGTCGTTGGGGTGAATGGGGCAGTGAAATTCAAGACTCGGATGCATCACCCCCAAGAAAATCAAGAAAGCATTCTCAATCACCACAAGCAAAATCTAGAAAGTCTAGAACATCAccagaaagaaaaagaaactcTGACTCTCCAAGAAGACAGAAGAATAGAGGAGATATTAAAAGAAGAAAATCACCACAACACAATTCTGATTCGGACATGTCACCACCAAGGAAACGGTcaccaaacaaaattaaaagcaGTAGTGACAAGAGAAGAAATAAGTCTCCTGATTCGGATTTATCGCCTCCAAGGAGAAATGGAGAAAGGAATAGAAAGAACAGTGATTCTGGCATGTCACCAAGGAGAGATGATAGAAATAGGAATGAAAGTCCTCCTCCAACACATAAGAAAATGGCTAAAACACTAGATGGCAAATTAGCTGGTTTGCAAGATTCTGGGCAACTGAAGAGGGAAAATGATGCATTCCGAAGGAGGGAAGAAGAAGCATTTAATAGAATGAATGATGAAGTCTCCGGTAGAAATGCTAAAGCTGTTTCTAGGAAAG GTAAAAGAGACACATCAGAAGACAGACAGAAGCAAAAGGAAAAAGCGGAGAGGCAAAAAGAATTAGATGACAAATACAAGAAATGGAGCAGAGG CTTAAAACAAATCCAGGACCAGGAATCAAGAGTTGAGGAGTTCATGCACGAAGCGTCCAAGCCGTTGGCGAGGCACAAGGACGATACCGACCTGGAGGGGCGGCTGAAGCAGATAGAAAGGGAGGGGGATCCCATGCTGCAGTATATCAGGGAGAAGAAGAGGGAACGAGGAGAATTGGCTCCAG AACGGCCATCCTACAAGGGCAGTTTCCCGCCCAACCGGTTCAACATCCGCCCAGGCTACCGCTGGGACGGCGTGGACCGCTCCAACGGCTACGAAAAGTCCTTCTTTGAGCACCAGAGTAAGAGGAAGGCGCAAGAAGAGGAGGCCTACAAGTGGAGCACGGAAGACCTTTAA